The following are encoded in a window of Sphaerisporangium siamense genomic DNA:
- a CDS encoding NUDIX hydrolase, with translation MNGIPLRGESGVRARAILAGEIAPVPARDAATVVLLRPSGGGVEVYLLRRSTSMSFAAGAYVFPGGGVDPRDADRRVAWAGPSPEVWARAFGADATTARGLVCAAVRETFEESGVLLAGPSPDTLVADTTGDDWEADREALIARELSLAEFLDRRGLVLRTDLLRPWAHWITPDVESKRFDTRFFVAALPPGQRTRDVGGEADQVAWMRPGEALRRADAGEIFLMPPTIRTLTEVAAFEDVASVLASERRVVTFQPRAAEVEGEMWLVIPEGHDGVS, from the coding sequence ATGAACGGCATCCCGCTGCGCGGCGAGTCCGGTGTGCGGGCGCGGGCGATCCTCGCCGGTGAGATCGCCCCCGTCCCGGCCAGGGACGCCGCGACCGTCGTGCTGCTGCGCCCCTCGGGCGGCGGCGTAGAGGTCTACCTGCTCAGGCGCAGCACGAGCATGAGCTTCGCCGCCGGGGCGTACGTCTTCCCCGGCGGCGGCGTGGACCCGCGTGACGCCGACCGCCGGGTGGCCTGGGCGGGCCCCTCCCCGGAGGTGTGGGCGCGCGCGTTCGGCGCGGACGCCACGACGGCGCGCGGGCTGGTCTGCGCGGCCGTGCGCGAGACGTTCGAGGAGTCCGGCGTGCTGCTGGCGGGGCCGAGCCCGGACACGCTGGTCGCCGACACCACCGGCGACGACTGGGAGGCCGACCGCGAGGCGCTGATCGCCCGTGAGCTGTCGCTGGCGGAGTTCCTGGACCGGCGTGGCCTGGTGCTCAGGACCGACCTGCTGCGGCCCTGGGCGCACTGGATCACGCCGGACGTCGAGAGCAAGCGGTTCGACACGCGGTTCTTCGTGGCGGCGCTGCCGCCGGGCCAGCGCACCCGCGACGTGGGCGGCGAGGCCGACCAGGTGGCGTGGATGCGCCCCGGCGAGGCGCTGCGCCGGGCGGACGCCGGAGAGATCTTCCTGATGCCCCCGACGATCCGCACGCTGACGGAGGTCGCGGCGTTCGAGGACGTCGCGTCGGTCCTGGCCAGCGAGCGGCGGGTCGTGACCTTCCAGCCGCGCGCCGCCGAGGTGGAGGGCGAGATGTGGCTGGTCATCCCCGAAGGTCATGATGGGGTGTCATGA
- a CDS encoding RidA family protein — MSTPEERLAGLGLTLPEVVPPLAAYVPAVRTGDHVYTSGQLPLVDGKLAVTGKVGADLDADLAKEQARVCALNALAAVASVAGGLSNIVRIVKVVGFVASAPGFTGQPQVINGASELLGEVFGDAGRHARSAVGVAVLPLDAPVEVELIAEVR, encoded by the coding sequence GTGAGCACACCCGAGGAGCGGCTGGCCGGGCTCGGCCTGACGTTGCCCGAGGTCGTGCCGCCGCTGGCCGCGTACGTGCCGGCCGTGCGCACGGGCGATCACGTGTACACCTCGGGCCAGTTGCCGCTGGTGGACGGCAAGCTCGCCGTCACCGGCAAGGTCGGCGCCGACCTGGACGCCGACCTGGCCAAGGAGCAGGCCCGCGTCTGCGCGCTGAACGCGCTGGCGGCGGTGGCCTCGGTGGCGGGCGGCCTGTCCAACATCGTGCGCATCGTCAAGGTGGTCGGCTTCGTGGCGAGCGCTCCGGGCTTCACCGGCCAGCCGCAGGTGATCAACGGAGCCAGCGAGCTTCTGGGCGAGGTGTTCGGGGACGCCGGGCGGCACGCGCGCAGCGCCGTCGGCGTCGCGGTGCTGCCGCTGGACGCCCCGGTCGAGGTGGAGCTGATCGCCGAGGTGAGATGA
- a CDS encoding DUF4177 domain-containing protein, with the protein MNSFEYATVPLLTHATKQILDQWGEDGWELVTVIPGPNAEQLVAYLKRVKQ; encoded by the coding sequence ATGAACAGCTTCGAATACGCGACGGTCCCGCTGCTGACCCATGCCACCAAGCAGATCCTCGACCAGTGGGGCGAGGACGGCTGGGAGCTCGTCACCGTCATCCCCGGCCCGAACGCCGAGCAGCTCGTCGCCTACCTGAAGAGAGTGAAGCAGTGA
- a CDS encoding ArsA-related P-loop ATPase: protein MSARDIDWDGVRLHVVTGKGGTGKTTVAAALALALAAGGKKVLLVEVEGRQGIAQVFDTPPLPYEERKIAVAPGGGDVYALAVDPEEAMLEYVEMFYGMRRAGKALNKIGLVDFATTIAPGLRDVLVTGKTSEAVRRRDKSGRRLYDAVVMDAPPTGRITRFLNVTSEVAGLARIGPVKNHADLVRGVVASPETAVHFVTLLEEMPVQETLDGVESLRAANLPVGGVFINMVRPELLPKVALDAAAKGSFDPGELALGLKAAGLADGPADASAIAEALAAEIAEHARRTSLERRERRALARAKIPRYDLPLLTDGADLAGLHELAQAIRAQGAA from the coding sequence GTGAGCGCTCGCGACATCGACTGGGACGGCGTGCGGCTGCACGTCGTCACCGGCAAGGGTGGCACCGGCAAGACCACGGTGGCCGCCGCCCTGGCACTGGCCCTCGCCGCGGGCGGCAAGAAGGTCCTCCTCGTCGAGGTCGAAGGACGGCAGGGCATCGCCCAGGTCTTCGACACCCCGCCACTGCCCTACGAGGAGCGCAAGATCGCCGTCGCCCCGGGCGGCGGCGACGTCTACGCCCTCGCCGTGGACCCCGAAGAGGCCATGCTCGAATACGTCGAGATGTTCTACGGCATGCGGCGCGCGGGCAAGGCGCTCAACAAGATCGGCCTGGTCGACTTCGCGACAACCATCGCCCCCGGCCTGCGCGACGTGCTCGTCACCGGCAAGACCAGCGAGGCCGTGCGCCGCCGCGACAAGTCGGGCAGGCGCCTGTACGACGCCGTCGTCATGGACGCGCCGCCCACCGGCAGGATCACCCGCTTCCTCAACGTGACCTCCGAGGTCGCCGGGCTCGCCCGCATCGGCCCGGTCAAGAACCACGCCGACCTGGTGCGCGGCGTCGTGGCCTCGCCCGAGACCGCCGTGCACTTCGTCACGCTGCTGGAGGAGATGCCCGTTCAGGAGACCCTTGACGGCGTCGAGAGCCTGCGCGCCGCCAACCTGCCCGTGGGCGGCGTTTTCATCAACATGGTGCGCCCCGAGCTGCTGCCCAAGGTCGCCCTGGACGCCGCCGCGAAGGGCTCCTTCGACCCGGGCGAGCTGGCGCTCGGGCTCAAGGCCGCCGGGCTCGCCGACGGCCCCGCCGACGCGTCCGCGATCGCCGAGGCCCTGGCCGCCGAGATCGCCGAGCATGCCCGGCGCACGTCGTTGGAACGGCGCGAGCGCCGTGCGCTGGCCCGAGCCAAGATCCCGCGCTATGACCTGCCGCTGCTGACCGACGGCGCCGACCTGGCCGGGCTGCACGAGCTGGCGCAGGCCATCCGCGCGCAGGGAGCGGCGTGA
- a CDS encoding ArsA family ATPase: protein MTTTIPDPTGQAAHTGRRVSPVLDLDAILDDEGTRIVVCCGSGGVGKTTTAAALALRAAERGRRVVVLTVDPARRLAQSMGLTELDNTPRPVAGVKGTGELHAMMLDMKRTFDEIIEAHADPERARQILTNPFYQSLSSSFSGTQEYMAMEKLGQLRRSDEWDLIIVDTPPSRSALDFLDAPERLGRFLDGRLIRILTAPAKAGGRSAFKLLNAGFGLVAGVLTKILGAQFLKDIQTFVAGLDAVFGGFRQRAEQTYRLLQAPGTAFVVVAAPERDAMREASYFVERLAEERMPLAGLVINRVHRSPAPALSAARSTAAAEDLEARGEHELTAAVLRLHAGRMQLAAREHRERDHFASAHPTVPISEVPAMPEDVHDLAGLRRIGELLSS, encoded by the coding sequence ATGACCACGACCATCCCGGACCCGACCGGCCAGGCCGCCCACACCGGCCGCCGGGTCTCGCCCGTCCTCGACCTCGACGCCATCCTCGACGACGAGGGCACCCGCATCGTGGTGTGCTGCGGCTCCGGCGGGGTGGGCAAGACGACGACGGCGGCGGCGCTGGCGCTGCGGGCCGCCGAGCGGGGGCGTCGCGTCGTGGTGCTCACCGTCGACCCGGCGCGCCGCCTGGCGCAGTCCATGGGGCTCACCGAGCTGGACAACACCCCGCGGCCGGTCGCCGGCGTCAAGGGGACGGGCGAGCTGCACGCCATGATGCTCGACATGAAGCGGACCTTCGACGAGATCATCGAGGCGCACGCCGACCCCGAGCGCGCCCGGCAGATCCTCACGAACCCCTTCTACCAGTCGCTGTCGTCCAGCTTCTCCGGCACGCAGGAGTACATGGCCATGGAGAAGCTCGGCCAGCTGCGCCGCTCGGACGAATGGGACCTGATCATCGTCGACACGCCCCCGTCGCGGTCCGCGCTGGACTTCCTCGACGCCCCCGAGCGGCTCGGCCGCTTCCTGGACGGGCGGCTGATCCGCATCCTGACGGCTCCGGCCAAGGCCGGGGGCCGCAGCGCGTTCAAGCTGCTCAACGCCGGGTTCGGCCTGGTGGCCGGGGTGCTGACGAAGATCCTCGGCGCGCAGTTCCTCAAGGACATCCAGACGTTCGTCGCCGGGCTCGACGCCGTGTTCGGCGGGTTCCGGCAGCGTGCGGAGCAGACCTACCGCCTGCTCCAGGCCCCCGGCACCGCCTTCGTGGTCGTCGCCGCGCCCGAGCGGGACGCGATGCGGGAGGCGTCGTACTTCGTGGAACGGCTCGCGGAGGAGCGCATGCCCCTGGCGGGCCTGGTGATCAACCGGGTGCATCGATCTCCGGCGCCGGCCCTCTCGGCCGCGCGCAGTACGGCCGCCGCCGAAGATCTGGAAGCGCGTGGCGAGCACGAGCTGACCGCCGCCGTGCTGCGGCTGCACGCCGGACGGATGCAACTCGCCGCTCGCGAGCACCGGGAGCGCGACCACTTCGCCTCGGCACACCCCACCGTGCCGATCTCCGAGGTTCCCGCGATGCCGGAGGACGTCCATGACCTCGCCGGCCTGCGTCGGATCGGCGAGCTTCTGTCCTCGTGA
- a CDS encoding WhiB family transcriptional regulator has product MWITDWTSRAACRGADPDALFVQGAAQNRAKLICRGCPVRTECLADALDNRIEFGVWGGMTERERRALLRRRPDVTSWRDLLEVAKEEYERTNELIAG; this is encoded by the coding sequence ATGTGGATCACGGATTGGACCTCCCGTGCCGCCTGTCGAGGTGCGGATCCTGACGCGTTGTTCGTGCAGGGTGCCGCGCAGAACAGGGCGAAGCTCATCTGCCGAGGATGCCCGGTCCGTACGGAGTGCCTCGCGGACGCGCTGGACAACCGCATCGAGTTCGGTGTCTGGGGGGGCATGACCGAGCGAGAGCGCCGGGCGCTGCTCAGGCGGCGGCCGGATGTGACCTCCTGGCGCGACCTTCTGGAGGTCGCCAAGGAGGAGTACGAGCGGACCAACGAGCTGATCGCCGGCTGA
- a CDS encoding transglycosylase domain-containing protein yields MFGNLLRLLGAAVAAGVLAAAIALPAVGGAGMGVKSTTDVLNLKPEDLEEPLLPEKTVIRDASGAKLAQFYYQNRESVKLDKVAPIMRQAIIAIEDFRFYEHGALDLEGSVRALMKNFQSGGVAQGGSSITQQYVKQVIFNKAETEEEKAAAIAPTVSRKLNELRYAMAVEQQNTKDQILEKYLNIAYFGASSYGIQAASKRFFDKPASELNLEEAATLAGAVQNPNATDPNLGKQQRAALLARRNVVLDRMAELGKITTQQAIEAKTKKLTYKDIAIPGGCEQSKYPYFCLYVQHEILNDPQFGKTEKARREFLNRGGLVIRTTLDTKMQKAAEKAIKKFVHASDKPVAAEALIEPGTGAIKAMAASRKFGGSKKKNESNYNLVADVAHGGGTGFQAGSTFKAFTLATALKEGMRYDDGINSGSSYQAGGYSDFKNCKGENVGDPSHVAHNSEGGGGFKTLRTGTWGSVNTFFLRLEQKVGLCDVVKTAKDLGIKRADGRKLSEVETFTLGVNEMDPVTVAAAYATFASRGSYCKPMAITSITDRTGKKTQFKPDCKQALDEKVADAVSGILSGVFTKGTMSGVGGIGRDAAGKTGTTDGSMTAWFAGYTPDLAGAVSLGDPRGSYTHPLRNIRIGGRYYGEVFGATISGRIWKETFLKALKGIEASSFTSPDMSQFGGCSGACAPKPPRKTHGEDGGPFEVPNGNDGGGDIPNIPDIPTGGGGTGIYPVTPGIARD; encoded by the coding sequence GTGTTCGGGAACCTGCTGCGGCTGCTCGGAGCCGCGGTGGCCGCGGGCGTCCTGGCCGCGGCGATCGCCCTGCCCGCCGTGGGCGGTGCCGGCATGGGCGTCAAGAGCACCACTGACGTGCTCAATCTCAAACCCGAAGACCTCGAGGAGCCCCTGCTTCCCGAGAAGACGGTGATCCGCGACGCCAGCGGCGCGAAACTCGCGCAGTTCTACTACCAGAACCGCGAATCAGTGAAGCTGGACAAGGTCGCGCCCATCATGCGCCAGGCCATCATCGCCATCGAGGACTTCCGCTTCTACGAGCACGGCGCCCTCGACCTCGAAGGCTCCGTCCGCGCTCTCATGAAGAACTTCCAGTCCGGCGGCGTGGCCCAGGGCGGTTCCTCGATCACCCAGCAGTACGTCAAGCAGGTGATCTTCAACAAGGCCGAGACCGAGGAGGAGAAGGCCGCGGCCATCGCCCCGACCGTGTCGCGCAAGCTCAACGAGCTGCGGTACGCCATGGCGGTCGAGCAGCAGAACACCAAGGACCAGATCCTTGAGAAGTACCTGAACATCGCCTACTTCGGCGCCAGCTCGTACGGCATCCAGGCCGCGTCCAAGCGGTTCTTCGACAAGCCGGCCTCCGAGCTGAACCTCGAAGAGGCCGCCACGCTCGCGGGGGCCGTGCAGAACCCCAACGCGACCGACCCCAACCTCGGCAAGCAGCAGAGGGCCGCCCTGCTGGCCCGGCGCAACGTCGTCCTGGACCGCATGGCCGAGCTCGGCAAGATCACGACACAGCAGGCGATCGAGGCCAAGACCAAGAAGCTGACGTACAAGGACATCGCCATCCCCGGCGGGTGTGAGCAGAGCAAGTACCCCTACTTCTGCCTGTACGTCCAGCACGAGATCCTCAACGACCCGCAGTTCGGCAAGACCGAGAAGGCCCGCCGGGAGTTCCTCAACCGGGGCGGCCTCGTCATCAGGACGACGCTCGACACGAAGATGCAGAAGGCCGCCGAGAAGGCGATCAAGAAGTTCGTCCACGCCTCCGACAAGCCCGTCGCCGCCGAGGCCCTCATCGAGCCCGGCACCGGCGCCATCAAGGCCATGGCCGCGAGCCGCAAGTTCGGCGGCAGCAAGAAGAAGAACGAGTCGAACTACAACCTCGTCGCCGACGTCGCGCACGGCGGCGGCACCGGCTTCCAGGCCGGGTCCACGTTCAAGGCGTTCACGCTGGCCACGGCCCTGAAAGAGGGCATGCGCTACGACGACGGCATCAACTCGGGCAGCAGCTACCAGGCCGGCGGGTACAGCGACTTCAAGAACTGCAAGGGCGAGAACGTCGGCGACCCCAGCCACGTGGCCCACAACTCCGAAGGTGGCGGCGGGTTCAAGACCCTCAGAACCGGCACCTGGGGCTCGGTGAACACCTTCTTCCTCCGACTGGAGCAGAAGGTCGGGCTCTGCGACGTCGTCAAGACCGCCAAGGACCTCGGTATCAAGCGCGCCGACGGCCGCAAGCTGAGCGAGGTCGAGACCTTCACCCTCGGCGTCAACGAGATGGACCCGGTGACGGTAGCCGCCGCCTACGCCACGTTCGCCTCCCGCGGCAGCTACTGCAAGCCGATGGCGATCACCTCGATCACCGACCGCACCGGCAAGAAGACCCAGTTCAAGCCCGACTGCAAGCAGGCGCTCGACGAGAAGGTCGCCGACGCCGTCAGCGGCATCCTGTCCGGGGTCTTCACCAAGGGCACCATGTCCGGCGTCGGCGGCATCGGCCGCGACGCGGCGGGCAAGACCGGCACCACCGACGGCTCCATGACCGCCTGGTTCGCCGGGTACACCCCCGACCTGGCGGGCGCCGTCAGCCTGGGCGACCCGCGCGGCTCCTACACCCACCCGCTGCGCAACATCCGCATCGGCGGCCGCTACTACGGCGAGGTGTTCGGCGCGACGATCTCCGGGCGCATCTGGAAGGAGACGTTCCTCAAGGCGCTGAAGGGCATCGAGGCCTCGTCGTTCACGTCGCCGGACATGAGCCAGTTCGGCGGATGCAGCGGCGCCTGCGCGCCCAAGCCGCCGCGCAAGACCCACGGCGAGGACGGCGGCCCGTTCGAGGTGCCGAACGGCAACGACGGCGGCGGGGACATCCCTAACATCCCCGACATCCCCACCGGCGGCGGCGGCACCGGCATCTACCCCGTCACCCCTGGCATCGCCCGGGACTGA
- a CDS encoding GatB/YqeY domain-containing protein, protein MSALKDKLKADLTTAMKARDELRTRTIRMALAAVSTEEVAGKEARQLSDDEVVKVLTKEAKKRREAAEAFAGAGRAEQARAEQDEQGVLEEYLPAQLSDEELDRLVQEAIAESGAEGPKAMGQVMKVLNPKVAGRAEGGRVAQAVRAHLAG, encoded by the coding sequence ATGAGTGCTTTGAAGGACAAGCTGAAGGCCGATCTCACTACGGCGATGAAGGCGCGGGACGAGCTGCGGACGCGGACGATCCGCATGGCTCTGGCGGCCGTCAGCACGGAGGAGGTCGCGGGTAAGGAGGCCAGGCAGCTCTCGGACGACGAGGTCGTCAAGGTGCTGACCAAGGAGGCCAAGAAGCGGCGGGAGGCGGCGGAGGCCTTCGCGGGGGCCGGCCGGGCCGAGCAGGCGCGGGCCGAGCAGGACGAGCAGGGCGTCCTTGAGGAGTATCTGCCGGCGCAGCTCAGCGACGAGGAGCTCGATCGTCTGGTCCAGGAGGCGATCGCCGAGAGTGGCGCCGAGGGGCCGAAGGCGATGGGCCAGGTGATGAAGGTCCTCAACCCCAAGGTCGCCGGCCGCGCGGAGGGCGGCAGGGTCGCCCAGGCGGTCCGCGCCCACCTGGCCGGCTGA
- a CDS encoding metallophosphoesterase produces MRKAAAIPLSLLGLGVAGLGYASVVERNWFRLRRFDVPVLPPGQRPVRILQLSDLHLTPGRTRLINWVRSLDALEPDLVVNTGDTIAHPDAVPAYLRAVEPLLARPGLFVYGSNDLYSPHFKNPARYLWRSSKGDSRRSVPDLPWPELGEGMTAAGWLDMNNTTASIKVGDLDVFVGGIHDSHINRDRYDEIAGPTPAEADLRLGVMHSPEPSNMSRFAADGYQLLLAGHTHGGQLCIPFYGALVTNCGIDRARVKGLHRHDSAWLHVSAGLGTSPFAPVRFSCPPEATLLTLVPRRPARP; encoded by the coding sequence GTGAGGAAAGCTGCCGCGATACCCCTGTCCCTGCTCGGTCTCGGCGTCGCCGGGCTCGGCTACGCGTCCGTCGTCGAGCGCAACTGGTTCCGGTTGCGCCGCTTCGACGTGCCGGTCCTCCCGCCGGGGCAGCGTCCGGTGCGCATTCTCCAGCTCTCCGACCTGCATCTCACGCCGGGGCGCACCCGCCTGATCAACTGGGTCCGCTCGCTGGACGCCCTCGAACCCGACCTCGTGGTGAACACCGGCGACACCATCGCCCACCCGGACGCCGTCCCGGCCTATCTGCGCGCCGTCGAGCCCCTGCTGGCACGTCCGGGCCTGTTCGTCTACGGGTCCAACGACCTGTACTCGCCGCACTTCAAGAACCCCGCCCGCTACCTGTGGCGCTCGTCCAAGGGCGACAGCCGGCGCAGCGTCCCCGACCTGCCCTGGCCGGAGCTCGGCGAGGGCATGACGGCGGCGGGCTGGCTGGACATGAACAACACCACCGCCAGCATCAAGGTGGGCGATCTGGACGTCTTCGTGGGCGGCATCCACGACTCGCACATCAACCGCGATCGCTACGACGAGATCGCGGGCCCCACCCCCGCCGAGGCCGACCTGCGCCTCGGGGTCATGCACTCCCCCGAGCCCAGCAACATGTCCCGCTTCGCCGCCGACGGCTACCAGTTGCTCCTCGCCGGTCACACCCACGGCGGCCAGCTCTGCATCCCCTTCTACGGCGCCCTGGTGACCAACTGCGGCATCGACCGCGCCCGCGTGAAGGGCCTCCACAGGCACGACTCTGCCTGGCTCCACGTCTCCGCGGGCCTCGGCACCTCCCCCTTCGCCCCCGTCCGCTTCTCCTGCCCCCCGGAGGCCACCCTGCTCACCCTCGTCCCCCGCCGCCCCGCCCGCCCCTGA